A part of Chitinimonas koreensis genomic DNA contains:
- a CDS encoding ATP-binding cassette domain-containing protein: protein MTGAAGPNLVEVAELRFRWPGAGADCLQIEQLSLAHGESLFIRGPSGCGKSTLLSLLAGVLTAKVGHVGLQGQCWSKLSAAKRDRRRADHIGYIFQQFNLLPYLSLRDNVLLTCRLSRSRALRAGPDPWRAAETWLRAMGLGEELWQRRAVELSVGQQQRVAAARALIGQPELIIADEPTSALDEPLRDAFIDRLLSACKAAGSGLLFVSHDRGLAQRFDRQVDLAALNRAYAAAAEPQR, encoded by the coding sequence ATGACCGGTGCGGCCGGCCCGAACCTGGTGGAGGTCGCCGAACTCCGCTTCCGCTGGCCCGGCGCCGGCGCGGATTGCCTGCAGATCGAGCAACTGAGCCTGGCGCACGGCGAGTCCCTGTTCATTCGCGGCCCCAGCGGTTGCGGCAAGAGCACGCTCTTGTCGCTGCTGGCCGGCGTGCTGACCGCCAAGGTCGGGCACGTCGGCCTCCAGGGCCAATGCTGGAGCAAGCTATCGGCCGCCAAGCGCGATCGCCGGCGGGCCGATCACATCGGCTACATCTTCCAGCAGTTCAACCTGCTGCCGTATCTCAGCCTGCGCGACAACGTCCTGCTGACTTGCCGCCTGTCGCGCAGCAGGGCCCTGCGGGCCGGCCCGGATCCCTGGCGCGCCGCGGAGACCTGGCTGCGGGCGATGGGGCTCGGGGAGGAGCTGTGGCAACGCCGGGCGGTCGAGCTGTCGGTCGGCCAGCAGCAGCGCGTCGCCGCTGCCCGCGCCTTGATCGGGCAACCGGAATTGATCATCGCCGACGAGCCCACCTCGGCGCTGGACGAACCCTTGCGCGACGCCTTCATCGACCGCCTGCTGTCCGCCTGCAAGGCGGCGGGCAGTGGCCTGCTGTTCGTGAGCCACGACCGCGGCCTGGCCCAGCGTTTCGATCGCCAGGTGGACCTGGCGGCGCTGAATCGCGCCTACGCCGCCGCGGCGGAGCCGCAGCGATGA